One part of the Microlunatus elymi genome encodes these proteins:
- a CDS encoding 2-keto-4-pentenoate hydratase: MNATQLAQVLVDARRSATGLTDYPGRMPTDLDQAYAIQDAAMSLWPDEPVGWKAGLIAPQFRTPGGDERLIGPIWSRSVRLVGDADSDTASATELELPVYADGFAAVEAEFVVRLDAPAPAGGWNADEVAALPHTVFAGIEIASSPFPGINDHGPAVTASDFGNNAGLVVGAQLPADADPSMIGVRTELDGEEVGHQTGAAIPGGVLTSVAQTLSILGRRGRSVPAGTWFATGAVTGVHVARVGQSARISFGELPALRCRLVPADAA, from the coding sequence GTGAACGCAACGCAGCTTGCCCAGGTGTTGGTGGACGCACGCCGGAGCGCGACCGGATTGACCGACTACCCGGGGCGGATGCCGACCGACCTCGACCAGGCCTACGCCATCCAGGATGCGGCGATGTCCCTGTGGCCGGACGAGCCCGTCGGCTGGAAGGCCGGTCTGATCGCGCCGCAGTTCCGGACTCCTGGCGGCGACGAACGATTGATCGGCCCGATCTGGAGCCGCTCGGTTCGATTGGTCGGCGACGCCGACTCGGACACTGCGTCCGCGACCGAACTCGAGTTGCCCGTCTACGCCGACGGTTTCGCGGCGGTGGAGGCCGAATTCGTGGTCCGGCTGGACGCGCCGGCGCCAGCAGGCGGATGGAACGCCGACGAGGTCGCGGCCCTGCCGCACACCGTCTTCGCCGGGATCGAGATCGCCAGCAGCCCGTTCCCGGGCATCAACGATCACGGTCCGGCGGTCACCGCCTCGGACTTCGGCAACAACGCCGGGCTGGTGGTCGGAGCTCAGTTGCCGGCCGATGCGGACCCGTCGATGATCGGCGTGCGGACCGAGTTGGACGGCGAGGAGGTCGGTCACCAGACCGGTGCGGCCATTCCAGGTGGCGTGCTGACCTCGGTCGCGCAGACGTTGAGCATCCTGGGCCGGCGTGGCCGGTCGGTGCCCGCCGGCACCTGGTTCGCCACCGGCGCGGTGACCGGAGTGCATGTCGCGCGAGTCGGCCAGTCGGCGAGGATCAGCTTCGGTGAGCTGCCGGCGCTGCGCTGCCGGTTGGTGCCCGCGGACGCCGCTTGA
- a CDS encoding bifunctional 4-hydroxy-2-oxoglutarate aldolase/2-dehydro-3-deoxy-phosphogluconate aldolase, producing MSPHEVVRAITDSGIVAIVRADGAKPAVELARRLWSAGTPVVEIALTTPNGIDAIAELAAEVPDGCVLGAGTVLDAATARMAILAGARLLVTPTLDEGVISTAQRYGAATVIGTATPTEMVRAQTLGADLVKVFPASQWTPKTLADVLQALPQLRCVPTGGIAPEQAADWIRAGAVAVGLGSGLTKGDDPSATVAQLLESLRSARG from the coding sequence ATGAGCCCACACGAGGTCGTCCGTGCGATCACCGATTCCGGGATCGTCGCCATCGTCCGCGCCGACGGGGCGAAACCCGCCGTCGAGCTGGCGCGCCGGCTGTGGTCGGCCGGCACACCGGTGGTCGAGATCGCGTTGACCACCCCCAACGGGATCGACGCGATCGCCGAACTTGCGGCCGAGGTTCCGGATGGATGCGTGCTCGGCGCCGGCACGGTGCTCGATGCCGCTACCGCCCGCATGGCGATCCTGGCCGGTGCCCGGCTGCTGGTCACCCCGACCCTGGACGAGGGCGTGATCAGCACCGCTCAGCGGTACGGCGCCGCCACCGTGATCGGGACAGCGACGCCGACCGAGATGGTGCGGGCGCAGACCCTGGGCGCCGACCTGGTGAAGGTGTTCCCGGCGAGTCAGTGGACGCCGAAGACGTTGGCCGACGTGCTGCAGGCACTGCCCCAACTGCGCTGTGTGCCCACCGGCGGCATCGCACCGGAACAGGCTGCGGACTGGATCCGGGCCGGCGCGGTCGCGGTCGGACTCGGCTCCGGCCTGACCAAGGGGGACGATCCGTCGGCGACGGTGGCGCAACTGCTCGAGTCGCTGCGATCCGCCCGCGGCTGA
- a CDS encoding sugar kinase has protein sequence MPEFDLVTFGEPMALLLAGGDVPLPNARDFVLQVAGAESNLATGLARLGHRVGYFGRVGADNFGERIRRELRAEGIDVSALISDPERPTGLLIRDSPQAAPITVEYRRAASAATALSPDDLPVDLLTATRWLHVTGITAVLSESALAATITAMTIAAEAGATVSLDPNVRLRLAEADRWSTIVGRLAGYAKIILTGRDESELISPGIPAQRWYADRGAEIVVVKDGGNGSTEYHCATGQSVHGGVRTVSAVDSVGAGDAFNTGWISSWLSGAATTTAADAELRLHTGSVVASMVVATRGDTPGLPNRPTLDRVLGRGADVDR, from the coding sequence ATGCCCGAATTCGATCTGGTGACGTTCGGGGAGCCGATGGCACTGCTGCTGGCGGGCGGGGACGTACCGCTGCCGAACGCGCGCGACTTCGTCCTTCAGGTCGCCGGCGCGGAGTCCAACCTCGCCACCGGTCTGGCTCGACTCGGACACCGGGTCGGCTACTTCGGGCGCGTCGGCGCCGACAATTTCGGCGAACGGATCCGCCGGGAATTGCGGGCCGAAGGTATCGACGTCTCCGCCTTGATCAGCGACCCGGAGCGACCGACGGGCCTGCTGATCCGAGACAGTCCGCAGGCAGCGCCGATCACCGTGGAGTATCGGCGCGCCGCAAGCGCGGCGACCGCGCTGTCCCCCGACGATCTTCCCGTCGACCTGCTCACCGCTACCCGGTGGCTGCACGTCACCGGCATCACGGCGGTGTTGTCGGAGTCGGCGCTGGCGGCCACGATCACAGCCATGACGATCGCCGCCGAGGCCGGGGCGACGGTCTCTCTCGACCCGAACGTACGCCTCCGGCTGGCCGAGGCGGATCGTTGGTCGACGATCGTCGGCCGGCTCGCCGGGTACGCCAAGATCATCCTGACCGGTCGTGACGAGTCGGAGTTGATCTCACCCGGCATCCCGGCACAGCGTTGGTATGCCGACCGCGGTGCGGAGATCGTCGTGGTCAAGGACGGCGGCAACGGCTCGACCGAGTATCACTGCGCCACCGGGCAGTCGGTTCATGGCGGGGTTCGGACGGTGTCGGCGGTGGATTCGGTGGGTGCCGGCGACGCGTTCAACACCGGATGGATCTCGTCCTGGCTGTCCGGCGCGGCAACGACCACCGCGGCCGACGCCGAACTGAGGCTGCACACGGGGTCAGTCGTCGCGTCCATGGTCGTGGCCACCCGCGGGGACACTCCGGGGCTGCCGAATCGGCCGACACTGGACCGGGTGCTCGGCCGCGGCGCCGACGTGGACCGCTGA
- a CDS encoding sugar kinase, with translation MSLSIRPAADCRYDIASLGEIMLRLDPGEGRIRTARNFKVWEGGGEYNVARGLRRAFSQRAVAVTALADNEVGRLVEDFMLTGGVDTSFINWVPYDGIGREVRNGLNFTERGFGVRGAVGVSDRGNTAISQLRPGQVDWDHLFGELGVRWLHTGGIFAALSESTAEVVIEAVAAAKQHGTVVSYDLNYRPSLWKTIGGQAKAQQVNTAIAPHIDVMIGNEEDFTASLGFEVADAGDNLENLQVDSFKSMITEAARTYPNFQVIGTTLRTVHSASDNDWGAIAWSRDDGFAVATHREHLEILDRVGGGDSFASGLIYGLLEGEPVQTAVEYGAAHGALAMTTPGDTTMVTKAEVLKLAGGGSARVDR, from the coding sequence ATGTCACTGTCCATCCGTCCCGCCGCCGATTGCCGCTACGACATCGCCTCCCTGGGCGAGATCATGCTTCGCCTGGATCCGGGCGAGGGACGCATCCGCACCGCCCGGAACTTCAAGGTCTGGGAGGGCGGCGGCGAATACAACGTCGCCCGCGGCCTGCGGCGCGCGTTCTCCCAACGCGCAGTGGCGGTCACCGCGCTGGCGGACAACGAGGTCGGTCGCCTGGTCGAGGACTTCATGCTCACCGGCGGGGTCGACACCTCGTTCATCAACTGGGTGCCCTACGACGGCATCGGCCGCGAGGTCCGCAACGGCCTGAACTTCACCGAACGCGGTTTCGGCGTACGAGGCGCAGTGGGTGTCTCCGATCGCGGCAACACCGCGATCAGCCAGCTCCGGCCCGGTCAGGTCGACTGGGATCACCTGTTCGGCGAGCTCGGCGTCCGCTGGCTGCACACCGGCGGCATCTTCGCCGCACTGTCCGAGTCCACCGCCGAGGTGGTGATCGAGGCGGTCGCCGCGGCCAAGCAGCACGGCACCGTCGTCTCGTACGACCTGAACTACCGGCCGAGCCTGTGGAAGACCATCGGCGGGCAGGCCAAGGCGCAGCAGGTGAACACCGCGATCGCCCCGCACATCGACGTGATGATCGGCAACGAGGAGGACTTCACCGCCTCGCTGGGCTTCGAGGTCGCCGACGCCGGAGACAACCTGGAGAACCTCCAGGTCGACAGCTTCAAGTCGATGATCACCGAGGCGGCGCGGACCTACCCGAACTTCCAGGTGATCGGAACCACCCTGCGTACGGTGCATTCGGCCTCGGACAACGACTGGGGTGCGATCGCCTGGTCCCGCGACGACGGTTTCGCGGTGGCCACCCACCGCGAGCACCTGGAGATCCTGGATCGAGTGGGTGGTGGCGACTCCTTCGCCTCCGGTCTGATCTACGGACTGCTGGAAGGCGAGCCGGTGCAGACCGCGGTGGAGTACGGGGCCGCGCACGGAGCCTTGGCGATGACCACACCGGGCGACACGACCATGGTGACCAAGGCCGAGGTGCTCAAGCTCGCCGGCGGCGGCAGCGCCCGGGTCGACCGGTAA